DNA from Halogeometricum sp. S1BR25-6:
TGTCGGTGCGCGGCGACGGCGGTTCGGAGCCGCGACTCCAGTTCCGCGCGGAGTCCGTCGGCGTCGTCGGCGTCGATGTCGACGGCCGCGGCGTCCTGCCCTCCGATGGAGAGCGACCCCGCCGTGTCGACGGTGACGGAGGCCAGTCCGAGGCGACGCTGGAATATCGTCCGCGTGTCGATGACCGTCTGGATGCGGTAGTACGGCACTACCTTCGTCTCGCGCTTCAACACGCCGTTCCGGGTGACGACGTGGTTCTCGCCGAGCCAGTACCCCCTGTGTTTCCACTTGTAGTGCGCCGCGATGCCGGCGACGGGGAGGAGTGCGAGCGGCGCGTACCACGCGAGGAACGGTCCGAAGACGGCGTTCGCGCCGTACAGCGCGGCCGCCGCCGCGCCGATGACGATGCAGTAGCGGCCGAAGTAGCGCCGGCGCGTCCGCTTCGGGGGGCGGCGGAAGTCGGGTGTCCCGACGGGTTCGATGTCCTCGACGAGTCGCTCGATGCGTTCTCTCCGGGCGACGGGGACGGCCGCCTCGGACCCGCGCGAGGAGTCCCCCTGTCCGGGGGCGTAGCCCGCCGTCTCGACCAGCAGGGTGGCGTAGCCCGCCCAGCGTTTCAGCGGGTTGTCGGCTATCGTCAGCGTCTGCACCTTGTCGAACGGGATGGAGCCGTCGTACCGCTGGAGCAGGCCGCGCTGATACTGGAGTTCGTCGCCCGAGCGCACGAGGCGGAAGTCGTAGTAGTTCACGACGGCGACGGCGGCGCCGGCCACCCACGACGCCAGCACCCCGAGGGCGAGGAGGACGGACACGCCGACGACGACGAGGAGGGGTCCCAACCCCTCCGGCAGGTAGGAGGTGACGAACGTGAGCGCCCCCGAGAAGAACACGAACAGGATTCCGGGCACGCGGAAGTCGAACGAGAGCGCCCCGAGGATGGCGAGTTCGCGCCGGTCGAGTTCGAAGAGCACCCGCGCGTCCGGTTCGGTCGACTCGCCCTCGGCGTCGAGTGACGCCCCGCGCTTCAGTCGTCCCAGTTCGCGCTGGAGCCGCTTGGCCTCCTCGAAGGAGACGAACCGCAGGCTGGCCTCCGTCTCGCCGCCGCCGGCCGTCTCGAAGGAGACGGCGGCGATGCCCACCGCGCGCTGGACCACGTTGCGCGAGATATCGACGTTCTGGATGCGACGGAGGGGAATCTCTCGGTTCCGCCGGGCGAACACGCCCGACTCGATGTCGAAGGTGTCGGCGGTGAGTTCGTAGGCGAACCGCCGGAAGTAGGCGTACTCGTAGGCGACGAAGAGGATGGCCACGAGGCTGGCCAGTCCGACGAGGACGAGGGGGCCGGCGATGCCGACGAACGGGAGGCTGAACCCGCCCGTGGCGAGCGTGAACGCGAGGGCGGCGACGATGCTCCCGCCGCGCTGAAGCACCCGATAGGGGACGGACAGCGGGGAGAGGCGTTGGACGGCCATCAGACCGCGTCGTCGCCCTCCGAGCGGATGGCGAGGCGCTTCAGTCGCTCGCGCAGTTCGTCGGCGCCGTCGGCGGTGAGGCCCGGCACCGCCACGTCGGCGCCGCGCGACCCCGCGGTGTAGACGACGGTGCTCGCCAGACCGACGACGCGCTCTATCGGCCCGCGCGAGGAGTCGACGTGCTGGATGCGGACGAACGGGACGACGGTCCGCACGCGGGTGAACACGCCGCGTTCGAGGTACAGCGAATCCTCGCGCACCTCGTACCCCCACGAGCGGTAGCGCGCGACGGCCGCGAGAGCGCCGAAGAGGAACACGACGGCCGCGGCCGCGTACGGCGTCCACGAGGGGAGGAACGGCGGCGAGAGGAACGTGACGACGGCGAACAGCACCGCGCCGACGACGAGCGCTGAGACGGCCGCGCTGGCGACCCAGAGCAGTTGCACGCGCGGGTCGAGCCGGTTCATCGGCGGG
Protein-coding regions in this window:
- a CDS encoding PH domain-containing protein, yielding MAVQRLSPLSVPYRVLQRGGSIVAALAFTLATGGFSLPFVGIAGPLVLVGLASLVAILFVAYEYAYFRRFAYELTADTFDIESGVFARRNREIPLRRIQNVDISRNVVQRAVGIAAVSFETAGGGETEASLRFVSFEEAKRLQRELGRLKRGASLDAEGESTEPDARVLFELDRRELAILGALSFDFRVPGILFVFFSGALTFVTSYLPEGLGPLLVVVGVSVLLALGVLASWVAGAAVAVVNYYDFRLVRSGDELQYQRGLLQRYDGSIPFDKVQTLTIADNPLKRWAGYATLLVETAGYAPGQGDSSRGSEAAVPVARRERIERLVEDIEPVGTPDFRRPPKRTRRRYFGRYCIVIGAAAAALYGANAVFGPFLAWYAPLALLPVAGIAAHYKWKHRGYWLGENHVVTRNGVLKRETKVVPYYRIQTVIDTRTIFQRRLGLASVTVDTAGSLSIGGQDAAAVDIDADDADGLRAELESRLRTAVAAHRQGRVGMGVEDEVDVVASTDEGDAEVTSTGEGDSGDEATEDGDDADPFVWGETRDDAAADTRRGDDESPNDAGR
- a CDS encoding PH domain-containing protein; amino-acid sequence: MNRLDPRVQLLWVASAAVSALVVGAVLFAVVTFLSPPFLPSWTPYAAAAVVFLFGALAAVARYRSWGYEVREDSLYLERGVFTRVRTVVPFVRIQHVDSSRGPIERVVGLASTVVYTAGSRGADVAVPGLTADGADELRERLKRLAIRSEGDDAV